The Pieris napi chromosome 21, ilPieNapi1.2, whole genome shotgun sequence genome contains a region encoding:
- the LOC125060476 gene encoding uncharacterized protein LOC125060476 isoform X1 — MNTDASQTCEWLVCHSKRYSGRPYFFNTLTGDAVWNLPEQTVAFIKARANQSKPIINTGYPEPNEVFNDTISTSVNNNAVFNQPTEKVYNTFCRQSPSNINFSHCIPQNTHNSNTLGVPLLSVRPNAINWNESSNNPECYLNANHSNWQPHQVHASTPISSKTKKEEFFTLQTKSKVTVPKQCDMNDQMNFQNNSNNITSGHVTASLEGDHDMKISKDVVEDDLHDMLETNNLNITALQTLFKIDVRTKVWFLVLDEDVFLKKLNFIKEIRNADNRCRLVVPECVLNRIQKGTTSVNKIHMKRALQAAIFISNVLTENCAIVDKENRHDDHTQNIVACYRKYSQKDYKVVLLTENNINQNINVTSPIFRMEEVEYFMIYGELKETSPRKVFNSTITVTIPNNPRKSFSSKTKVGIRDPQIKRYIEQEEHNVSDSKSIQREESEMKMEVGSLTDEKKINGHCSWNKWDRSRSLTSLNPGTICNTLSNTSFHDTEYGDVDKNVMFEVTSELMKGNLISKSEEWISRFTQILEEALNQILQKAAFQTTPPPWTMYEACECIKRGFKNDAYIVDAANKLVDIIFDNGAFRGKINHNINPSTFMKIYSYGVYLVDALQGVFEDDENLQAAEKLLAKLLLDIETPDFDNSFNEIDAINEHSDEVCFSASPQKTSQNHPTPSRITRSKARNIMTSVQERAHHSKDKLLQFLPGKENFLSNFELKNADKDETNEPENTDKTDCVNTKTDDPPKIIRNFTRISNIEDKLNPNGSDDLGNLDFILDGAEVPEKKTYTHMDFIEQTKAKLRYVFKFCQDTRQRLLNPEKLDKKDVNCQAKKLAELIRVFRLQLTGIYERKKDIYLNDLNFNEAEYNYYKEFVKHCLDECAILNTALSIIITATGSTLQ; from the exons ATGAATACTGATGCATCCCAAACTTGTGAATGGTTGGTTTGTCATTCTAAAAGATACTCAGGAAGACCATACTTCTTTAATACGTTGACAGGAGACGCCGTGTGGAATTTGCCTGAACAAACT gtaGCGTTTATCAAAGCAAGAGCAAATCAAAGCAAACCTATAATAAATACAGGATATCCAGAGCCTAATGAAGTCTTTAACGATACTATATCCACTTCCGTTAACAATAATGCAGTTTTTAACCAGCCAACAGAAAAAGTGTATAATACATTCTGTAGACAAAGCCCTTctaacataaatttttcacaTTGTATTCCCCAGAATACACATAATAGCAATACTTTGGGTGTGCCATTATTAAGTGTCCGTCCAAATGCAATAAATTGGAATGAATCTTCTAACAACCCAGAGTGCTACTTAAATGCTAACCATAGCAATTGGCAACCTCATCAGGTTCATGCATCAACACCTATATcatctaaaacaaaaaaagaagaatTCTTTACATTGCAAACTAAAAGTAAAGTTACAGTGCCAAAACAATGTGATATGAATGATCAAAtgaattttcaaaacaattcCAATAATATTACTTCAGGTCATGTAACTG cATCACTTGAAGGTGATCATGATATGAAAATAAGCAAAGACGTTGTTGAAGATGACTTACATGACATGCTG gaaactaataatttgaatatcaCAGCTTTGCAAACATTGTTTAAGATTGACGTAAGAACCAAAGTTTGGTTTCTTGTGCTTGATGAGGAtgtgtttttaaagaaattaaactttataaaggAAATTCGAAATGcag ATAATAGGTGTCGTTTGGTCGTCCCGGAATGTGTTTTGAATCGTATTCAAAAGGGAACAACATCTGTTAACAAGATACATATGAAGAGAGCATTACAAGCAgccatatttatttctaatgtCTTAACGGAAAACTGTGCCATTGTTG aTAAAGAAAATCGTCATGATGATCATACACAAAATATCGTTGCATGTTATAGAAAATACAGCCAAAAGGACTACAAAGTt GTTTTGttaacagaaaataatatcaatcaaaatataaacgtAACAAGTCCCATATTTCGGATGGAAGAAGTTGAATATTTCATGATATATGGGGAATTAAAAGAGACGTCACCTCGAAAAGTATTTAACTCAACAATTACGGTCACAATACCAAATAATCCAAGAAAGAGTTTTTCCAGTAAAACTAAAGTAGGGATAAGAGATCCACAAATCAAAAGATATATAGAACAAGAAGAGCATAATGTATCTGATTCAAAATCAATACAGAGAGAAGAGTCAGAAATGAAAATGGAGGTGGGTAGTTTAACTgatgagaaaaaaataaatggtcaTTGTTCATGGAATAAATGGGACAGATCACGTTCTCTTACCAGTTTAAATCCAGGGACAATCTGCAACACACTATCAAATACCTCGTTTCATGATACAGAATATGGAGATGTTGATAAAAACGTTATGTTTGAAGTTACAAGTGAACTGATGAAAGGGAACCTAATATCCAAGTCAGAAGAGTGGATTTCGCGATTCACACAAATACTGGAAGAAGCTCTTAATCAGATTCTACAAAAGGCAGCTTTTCAGACAACACCACCACCTTGGACGATGTATGAGGCTTGTGAATGTATTAAACGGGGATTTAAAAATGACGCTTATATTGTTGATGCGGCAAATAAGTTGGTggatattatatttgataatgGAGCTTTCAGAG GTAAAATTAACCACAACATAAATCCATCAACATTTATGAAAATCTATAGTTACGGCGTTTACCTCGTTGATGCTTTACAG GGCGTTTTCGAAGATGACGAAAACCTACAGGCAGCTGAGAAATTATTAGCCAAGTTACTACTCGATATTGAGACGCCGGATTTCGATAACTCTTTCAATGAAATCGATGCAATAAATGAGCATAGCGATgaag tttgtttttcagCTTCGCCACAAAAAACATCCCAAAATCATCCGACACCATCCAGAATCACCCGTTCAAAGGCTAGAAATATTATGACATCA GTCCAGGAACGAGCCCATCACTCTAAAGATAAACTTCTTCAGTTTTTGCCGGGAAAAGAAAACTTTTTGTCAAATTTTGAACTTAAAAATGCCGACAAGGATGAAACTAATGAACCAGAAAATACAGATAAGACAGATTGTGTTAATACTAAAACAGATGATCCACCGAAAATTATAAGAAACTTTACAAGAATCTCTAATATTGAAGATAAATTGAATCCAAATGGATCTGATGATCTAGGTAatctagattttattttagatggTGCTGAAGTGCCAGAAAAGAAAACTTACACTCATATGGATTTCATAGAACAAACTAAGGCTAAATTACGCtacgtttttaaattttg CCAAGATACAAGACAAAGGCTGTTAAATCCAGAAAAACTCGATAAAAAGGATGTAAATTGTCAAGCCAAAAAATTGGCAGAACTTATACGTGTTTTCCGTCTTCAATTAACAGG GATATACGAAagaaaaaaagatatttatttaaatgatcttaACTTTAATGAGGctgaatataattattataa GGAATTTGTTAAGCACTGTTTGGATGAATGCGCAATTCTTAATACGGCCCTATCGATTATAATAACAGCAACAGGCTCAACTCTCCAATAG
- the LOC125060476 gene encoding uncharacterized protein LOC125060476 isoform X4: MNTDASQTCEWLVCHSKRYSGRPYFFNTLTGDAVWNLPEQTVAFIKARANQSKPIINTGYPEPNEVFNDTISTSVNNNAVFNQPTEKVYNTFCRQSPSNINFSHCIPQNTHNSNTLGVPLLSVRPNAINWNESSNNPECYLNANHSNWQPHQVHASTPISSKTKKEEFFTLQTKSKVTVPKQCDMNDQMNFQNNSNNITSGHVTASLEGDHDMKISKDVVEDDLHDMLETNNLNITALQTLFKIDVRTKVWFLVLDEDVFLKKLNFIKEIRNADNRCRLVVPECVLNRIQKGTTSVNKIHMKRALQAAIFISNVLTENCAIVDKENRHDDHTQNIVACYRKYSQKDYKVVLLTENNINQNINVTSPIFRMEEVEYFMIYGELKETSPRKVFNSTITVTIPNNPRKSFSSKTKVGIRDPQIKRYIEQEEHNVSDSKSIQREESEMKMEVGSLTDEKKINGHCSWNKWDRSRSLTSLNPGTICNTLSNTSFHDTEYGDVDKNVMFEVTSELMKGNLISKSEEWISRFTQILEEALNQILQKAAFQTTPPPWTMYEACECIKRGFKNDAYIVDAANKLVDIIFDNGAFRGKINHNINPSTFMKIYSYGVYLVDALQGVFEDDENLQAAEKLLAKLLLDIETPDFDNSFNEIDAINEHSDEVCFSASPQKTSQNHPTPSRITRSKARNIMTSVQERAHHSKDKLLQFLPGKENFLSNFELKNADKDETNEPENTDKTDCVNTKTDDPPKIIRNFTRISNIEDKLNPNGSDDLGNLDFILDGAEVPEKKTYTHMDFIEQTKAKLRYVFKFCQDTRQRLLNPEKLDKKDVNCQAKKLAELIRVFRLQLTGEFVKHCLDECAILNTALSIIITATGSTLQ; this comes from the exons ATGAATACTGATGCATCCCAAACTTGTGAATGGTTGGTTTGTCATTCTAAAAGATACTCAGGAAGACCATACTTCTTTAATACGTTGACAGGAGACGCCGTGTGGAATTTGCCTGAACAAACT gtaGCGTTTATCAAAGCAAGAGCAAATCAAAGCAAACCTATAATAAATACAGGATATCCAGAGCCTAATGAAGTCTTTAACGATACTATATCCACTTCCGTTAACAATAATGCAGTTTTTAACCAGCCAACAGAAAAAGTGTATAATACATTCTGTAGACAAAGCCCTTctaacataaatttttcacaTTGTATTCCCCAGAATACACATAATAGCAATACTTTGGGTGTGCCATTATTAAGTGTCCGTCCAAATGCAATAAATTGGAATGAATCTTCTAACAACCCAGAGTGCTACTTAAATGCTAACCATAGCAATTGGCAACCTCATCAGGTTCATGCATCAACACCTATATcatctaaaacaaaaaaagaagaatTCTTTACATTGCAAACTAAAAGTAAAGTTACAGTGCCAAAACAATGTGATATGAATGATCAAAtgaattttcaaaacaattcCAATAATATTACTTCAGGTCATGTAACTG cATCACTTGAAGGTGATCATGATATGAAAATAAGCAAAGACGTTGTTGAAGATGACTTACATGACATGCTG gaaactaataatttgaatatcaCAGCTTTGCAAACATTGTTTAAGATTGACGTAAGAACCAAAGTTTGGTTTCTTGTGCTTGATGAGGAtgtgtttttaaagaaattaaactttataaaggAAATTCGAAATGcag ATAATAGGTGTCGTTTGGTCGTCCCGGAATGTGTTTTGAATCGTATTCAAAAGGGAACAACATCTGTTAACAAGATACATATGAAGAGAGCATTACAAGCAgccatatttatttctaatgtCTTAACGGAAAACTGTGCCATTGTTG aTAAAGAAAATCGTCATGATGATCATACACAAAATATCGTTGCATGTTATAGAAAATACAGCCAAAAGGACTACAAAGTt GTTTTGttaacagaaaataatatcaatcaaaatataaacgtAACAAGTCCCATATTTCGGATGGAAGAAGTTGAATATTTCATGATATATGGGGAATTAAAAGAGACGTCACCTCGAAAAGTATTTAACTCAACAATTACGGTCACAATACCAAATAATCCAAGAAAGAGTTTTTCCAGTAAAACTAAAGTAGGGATAAGAGATCCACAAATCAAAAGATATATAGAACAAGAAGAGCATAATGTATCTGATTCAAAATCAATACAGAGAGAAGAGTCAGAAATGAAAATGGAGGTGGGTAGTTTAACTgatgagaaaaaaataaatggtcaTTGTTCATGGAATAAATGGGACAGATCACGTTCTCTTACCAGTTTAAATCCAGGGACAATCTGCAACACACTATCAAATACCTCGTTTCATGATACAGAATATGGAGATGTTGATAAAAACGTTATGTTTGAAGTTACAAGTGAACTGATGAAAGGGAACCTAATATCCAAGTCAGAAGAGTGGATTTCGCGATTCACACAAATACTGGAAGAAGCTCTTAATCAGATTCTACAAAAGGCAGCTTTTCAGACAACACCACCACCTTGGACGATGTATGAGGCTTGTGAATGTATTAAACGGGGATTTAAAAATGACGCTTATATTGTTGATGCGGCAAATAAGTTGGTggatattatatttgataatgGAGCTTTCAGAG GTAAAATTAACCACAACATAAATCCATCAACATTTATGAAAATCTATAGTTACGGCGTTTACCTCGTTGATGCTTTACAG GGCGTTTTCGAAGATGACGAAAACCTACAGGCAGCTGAGAAATTATTAGCCAAGTTACTACTCGATATTGAGACGCCGGATTTCGATAACTCTTTCAATGAAATCGATGCAATAAATGAGCATAGCGATgaag tttgtttttcagCTTCGCCACAAAAAACATCCCAAAATCATCCGACACCATCCAGAATCACCCGTTCAAAGGCTAGAAATATTATGACATCA GTCCAGGAACGAGCCCATCACTCTAAAGATAAACTTCTTCAGTTTTTGCCGGGAAAAGAAAACTTTTTGTCAAATTTTGAACTTAAAAATGCCGACAAGGATGAAACTAATGAACCAGAAAATACAGATAAGACAGATTGTGTTAATACTAAAACAGATGATCCACCGAAAATTATAAGAAACTTTACAAGAATCTCTAATATTGAAGATAAATTGAATCCAAATGGATCTGATGATCTAGGTAatctagattttattttagatggTGCTGAAGTGCCAGAAAAGAAAACTTACACTCATATGGATTTCATAGAACAAACTAAGGCTAAATTACGCtacgtttttaaattttg CCAAGATACAAGACAAAGGCTGTTAAATCCAGAAAAACTCGATAAAAAGGATGTAAATTGTCAAGCCAAAAAATTGGCAGAACTTATACGTGTTTTCCGTCTTCAATTAACAGG GGAATTTGTTAAGCACTGTTTGGATGAATGCGCAATTCTTAATACGGCCCTATCGATTATAATAACAGCAACAGGCTCAACTCTCCAATAG
- the LOC125060476 gene encoding uncharacterized protein LOC125060476 isoform X3 — protein MNTDASQTCEWLVCHSKRYSGRPYFFNTLTGDAVWNLPEQTVAFIKARANQSKPIINTGYPEPNEVFNDTISTSVNNNAVFNQPTEKVYNTFCRQSPSNINFSHCIPQNTHNSNTLGVPLLSVRPNAINWNESSNNPECYLNANHSNWQPHQVHASTPISSKTKKEEFFTLQTKSKVTVPKQCDMNDQMNFQNNSNNITSGHVTASLEGDHDMKISKDVVEDDLHDMLETNNLNITALQTLFKIDVRTKVWFLVLDEDVFLKKLNFIKEIRNADNRCRLVVPECVLNRIQKGTTSVNKIHMKRALQAAIFISNVLTENCAIVDKENRHDDHTQNIVACYRKYSQKDYKVVLLTENNINQNINVTSPIFRMEEVEYFMIYGELKETSPRKVFNSTITVTIPNNPRKSFSSKTKVGIRDPQIKRYIEQEEHNVSDSKSIQREESEMKMEVGSLTDEKKTGTICNTLSNTSFHDTEYGDVDKNVMFEVTSELMKGNLISKSEEWISRFTQILEEALNQILQKAAFQTTPPPWTMYEACECIKRGFKNDAYIVDAANKLVDIIFDNGAFRGKINHNINPSTFMKIYSYGVYLVDALQGVFEDDENLQAAEKLLAKLLLDIETPDFDNSFNEIDAINEHSDEVCFSASPQKTSQNHPTPSRITRSKARNIMTSVQERAHHSKDKLLQFLPGKENFLSNFELKNADKDETNEPENTDKTDCVNTKTDDPPKIIRNFTRISNIEDKLNPNGSDDLGNLDFILDGAEVPEKKTYTHMDFIEQTKAKLRYVFKFCQDTRQRLLNPEKLDKKDVNCQAKKLAELIRVFRLQLTGIYERKKDIYLNDLNFNEAEYNYYKEFVKHCLDECAILNTALSIIITATGSTLQ, from the exons ATGAATACTGATGCATCCCAAACTTGTGAATGGTTGGTTTGTCATTCTAAAAGATACTCAGGAAGACCATACTTCTTTAATACGTTGACAGGAGACGCCGTGTGGAATTTGCCTGAACAAACT gtaGCGTTTATCAAAGCAAGAGCAAATCAAAGCAAACCTATAATAAATACAGGATATCCAGAGCCTAATGAAGTCTTTAACGATACTATATCCACTTCCGTTAACAATAATGCAGTTTTTAACCAGCCAACAGAAAAAGTGTATAATACATTCTGTAGACAAAGCCCTTctaacataaatttttcacaTTGTATTCCCCAGAATACACATAATAGCAATACTTTGGGTGTGCCATTATTAAGTGTCCGTCCAAATGCAATAAATTGGAATGAATCTTCTAACAACCCAGAGTGCTACTTAAATGCTAACCATAGCAATTGGCAACCTCATCAGGTTCATGCATCAACACCTATATcatctaaaacaaaaaaagaagaatTCTTTACATTGCAAACTAAAAGTAAAGTTACAGTGCCAAAACAATGTGATATGAATGATCAAAtgaattttcaaaacaattcCAATAATATTACTTCAGGTCATGTAACTG cATCACTTGAAGGTGATCATGATATGAAAATAAGCAAAGACGTTGTTGAAGATGACTTACATGACATGCTG gaaactaataatttgaatatcaCAGCTTTGCAAACATTGTTTAAGATTGACGTAAGAACCAAAGTTTGGTTTCTTGTGCTTGATGAGGAtgtgtttttaaagaaattaaactttataaaggAAATTCGAAATGcag ATAATAGGTGTCGTTTGGTCGTCCCGGAATGTGTTTTGAATCGTATTCAAAAGGGAACAACATCTGTTAACAAGATACATATGAAGAGAGCATTACAAGCAgccatatttatttctaatgtCTTAACGGAAAACTGTGCCATTGTTG aTAAAGAAAATCGTCATGATGATCATACACAAAATATCGTTGCATGTTATAGAAAATACAGCCAAAAGGACTACAAAGTt GTTTTGttaacagaaaataatatcaatcaaaatataaacgtAACAAGTCCCATATTTCGGATGGAAGAAGTTGAATATTTCATGATATATGGGGAATTAAAAGAGACGTCACCTCGAAAAGTATTTAACTCAACAATTACGGTCACAATACCAAATAATCCAAGAAAGAGTTTTTCCAGTAAAACTAAAGTAGGGATAAGAGATCCACAAATCAAAAGATATATAGAACAAGAAGAGCATAATGTATCTGATTCAAAATCAATACAGAGAGAAGAGTCAGAAATGAAAATGGAGGTGGGTAGTTTAACTgatgagaaaaaaa CAGGGACAATCTGCAACACACTATCAAATACCTCGTTTCATGATACAGAATATGGAGATGTTGATAAAAACGTTATGTTTGAAGTTACAAGTGAACTGATGAAAGGGAACCTAATATCCAAGTCAGAAGAGTGGATTTCGCGATTCACACAAATACTGGAAGAAGCTCTTAATCAGATTCTACAAAAGGCAGCTTTTCAGACAACACCACCACCTTGGACGATGTATGAGGCTTGTGAATGTATTAAACGGGGATTTAAAAATGACGCTTATATTGTTGATGCGGCAAATAAGTTGGTggatattatatttgataatgGAGCTTTCAGAG GTAAAATTAACCACAACATAAATCCATCAACATTTATGAAAATCTATAGTTACGGCGTTTACCTCGTTGATGCTTTACAG GGCGTTTTCGAAGATGACGAAAACCTACAGGCAGCTGAGAAATTATTAGCCAAGTTACTACTCGATATTGAGACGCCGGATTTCGATAACTCTTTCAATGAAATCGATGCAATAAATGAGCATAGCGATgaag tttgtttttcagCTTCGCCACAAAAAACATCCCAAAATCATCCGACACCATCCAGAATCACCCGTTCAAAGGCTAGAAATATTATGACATCA GTCCAGGAACGAGCCCATCACTCTAAAGATAAACTTCTTCAGTTTTTGCCGGGAAAAGAAAACTTTTTGTCAAATTTTGAACTTAAAAATGCCGACAAGGATGAAACTAATGAACCAGAAAATACAGATAAGACAGATTGTGTTAATACTAAAACAGATGATCCACCGAAAATTATAAGAAACTTTACAAGAATCTCTAATATTGAAGATAAATTGAATCCAAATGGATCTGATGATCTAGGTAatctagattttattttagatggTGCTGAAGTGCCAGAAAAGAAAACTTACACTCATATGGATTTCATAGAACAAACTAAGGCTAAATTACGCtacgtttttaaattttg CCAAGATACAAGACAAAGGCTGTTAAATCCAGAAAAACTCGATAAAAAGGATGTAAATTGTCAAGCCAAAAAATTGGCAGAACTTATACGTGTTTTCCGTCTTCAATTAACAGG GATATACGAAagaaaaaaagatatttatttaaatgatcttaACTTTAATGAGGctgaatataattattataa GGAATTTGTTAAGCACTGTTTGGATGAATGCGCAATTCTTAATACGGCCCTATCGATTATAATAACAGCAACAGGCTCAACTCTCCAATAG
- the LOC125060476 gene encoding uncharacterized protein LOC125060476 isoform X2 has product MNTDASQTCEWLVCHSKRYSGRPYFFNTLTGDAVWNLPEQTVAFIKARANQSKPIINTGYPEPNEVFNDTISTSVNNNAVFNQPTEKVYNTFCRQSPSNINFSHCIPQNTHNSNTLGVPLLSVRPNAINWNESSNNPECYLNANHSNWQPHQVHASTPISSKTKKEEFFTLQTKSKVTVPKQCDMNDQMNFQNNSNNITSGHVTASLEGDHDMKISKDVVEDDLHDMLETNNLNITALQTLFKIDVRTKVWFLVLDEDVFLKKLNFIKEIRNADNRCRLVVPECVLNRIQKGTTSVNKIHMKRALQAAIFISNVLTENCAIVDKENRHDDHTQNIVACYRKYSQKDYKVVLLTENNINQNINVTSPIFRMEEVEYFMIYGELKETSPRKVFNSTITVTIPNNPRKSFSSKTKVGIRDPQIKRYIEQEEHNVSDSKSIQREESEMKMEVGSLTDEKKINGHCSWNKWDRSRSLTSLNPGTICNTLSNTSFHDTEYGDVDKNVMFEVTSELMKGNLISKSEEWISRFTQILEEALNQILQKAAFQTTPPPWTMYEACECIKRGFKNDAYIVDAANKLVDIIFDNGAFRGKINHNINPSTFMKIYSYGVYLVDALQGVFEDDENLQAAEKLLAKLLLDIETPDFDNSFNEIDAINEHSDEASPQKTSQNHPTPSRITRSKARNIMTSVQERAHHSKDKLLQFLPGKENFLSNFELKNADKDETNEPENTDKTDCVNTKTDDPPKIIRNFTRISNIEDKLNPNGSDDLGNLDFILDGAEVPEKKTYTHMDFIEQTKAKLRYVFKFCQDTRQRLLNPEKLDKKDVNCQAKKLAELIRVFRLQLTGIYERKKDIYLNDLNFNEAEYNYYKEFVKHCLDECAILNTALSIIITATGSTLQ; this is encoded by the exons ATGAATACTGATGCATCCCAAACTTGTGAATGGTTGGTTTGTCATTCTAAAAGATACTCAGGAAGACCATACTTCTTTAATACGTTGACAGGAGACGCCGTGTGGAATTTGCCTGAACAAACT gtaGCGTTTATCAAAGCAAGAGCAAATCAAAGCAAACCTATAATAAATACAGGATATCCAGAGCCTAATGAAGTCTTTAACGATACTATATCCACTTCCGTTAACAATAATGCAGTTTTTAACCAGCCAACAGAAAAAGTGTATAATACATTCTGTAGACAAAGCCCTTctaacataaatttttcacaTTGTATTCCCCAGAATACACATAATAGCAATACTTTGGGTGTGCCATTATTAAGTGTCCGTCCAAATGCAATAAATTGGAATGAATCTTCTAACAACCCAGAGTGCTACTTAAATGCTAACCATAGCAATTGGCAACCTCATCAGGTTCATGCATCAACACCTATATcatctaaaacaaaaaaagaagaatTCTTTACATTGCAAACTAAAAGTAAAGTTACAGTGCCAAAACAATGTGATATGAATGATCAAAtgaattttcaaaacaattcCAATAATATTACTTCAGGTCATGTAACTG cATCACTTGAAGGTGATCATGATATGAAAATAAGCAAAGACGTTGTTGAAGATGACTTACATGACATGCTG gaaactaataatttgaatatcaCAGCTTTGCAAACATTGTTTAAGATTGACGTAAGAACCAAAGTTTGGTTTCTTGTGCTTGATGAGGAtgtgtttttaaagaaattaaactttataaaggAAATTCGAAATGcag ATAATAGGTGTCGTTTGGTCGTCCCGGAATGTGTTTTGAATCGTATTCAAAAGGGAACAACATCTGTTAACAAGATACATATGAAGAGAGCATTACAAGCAgccatatttatttctaatgtCTTAACGGAAAACTGTGCCATTGTTG aTAAAGAAAATCGTCATGATGATCATACACAAAATATCGTTGCATGTTATAGAAAATACAGCCAAAAGGACTACAAAGTt GTTTTGttaacagaaaataatatcaatcaaaatataaacgtAACAAGTCCCATATTTCGGATGGAAGAAGTTGAATATTTCATGATATATGGGGAATTAAAAGAGACGTCACCTCGAAAAGTATTTAACTCAACAATTACGGTCACAATACCAAATAATCCAAGAAAGAGTTTTTCCAGTAAAACTAAAGTAGGGATAAGAGATCCACAAATCAAAAGATATATAGAACAAGAAGAGCATAATGTATCTGATTCAAAATCAATACAGAGAGAAGAGTCAGAAATGAAAATGGAGGTGGGTAGTTTAACTgatgagaaaaaaataaatggtcaTTGTTCATGGAATAAATGGGACAGATCACGTTCTCTTACCAGTTTAAATCCAGGGACAATCTGCAACACACTATCAAATACCTCGTTTCATGATACAGAATATGGAGATGTTGATAAAAACGTTATGTTTGAAGTTACAAGTGAACTGATGAAAGGGAACCTAATATCCAAGTCAGAAGAGTGGATTTCGCGATTCACACAAATACTGGAAGAAGCTCTTAATCAGATTCTACAAAAGGCAGCTTTTCAGACAACACCACCACCTTGGACGATGTATGAGGCTTGTGAATGTATTAAACGGGGATTTAAAAATGACGCTTATATTGTTGATGCGGCAAATAAGTTGGTggatattatatttgataatgGAGCTTTCAGAG GTAAAATTAACCACAACATAAATCCATCAACATTTATGAAAATCTATAGTTACGGCGTTTACCTCGTTGATGCTTTACAG GGCGTTTTCGAAGATGACGAAAACCTACAGGCAGCTGAGAAATTATTAGCCAAGTTACTACTCGATATTGAGACGCCGGATTTCGATAACTCTTTCAATGAAATCGATGCAATAAATGAGCATAGCGATgaag CTTCGCCACAAAAAACATCCCAAAATCATCCGACACCATCCAGAATCACCCGTTCAAAGGCTAGAAATATTATGACATCA GTCCAGGAACGAGCCCATCACTCTAAAGATAAACTTCTTCAGTTTTTGCCGGGAAAAGAAAACTTTTTGTCAAATTTTGAACTTAAAAATGCCGACAAGGATGAAACTAATGAACCAGAAAATACAGATAAGACAGATTGTGTTAATACTAAAACAGATGATCCACCGAAAATTATAAGAAACTTTACAAGAATCTCTAATATTGAAGATAAATTGAATCCAAATGGATCTGATGATCTAGGTAatctagattttattttagatggTGCTGAAGTGCCAGAAAAGAAAACTTACACTCATATGGATTTCATAGAACAAACTAAGGCTAAATTACGCtacgtttttaaattttg CCAAGATACAAGACAAAGGCTGTTAAATCCAGAAAAACTCGATAAAAAGGATGTAAATTGTCAAGCCAAAAAATTGGCAGAACTTATACGTGTTTTCCGTCTTCAATTAACAGG GATATACGAAagaaaaaaagatatttatttaaatgatcttaACTTTAATGAGGctgaatataattattataa GGAATTTGTTAAGCACTGTTTGGATGAATGCGCAATTCTTAATACGGCCCTATCGATTATAATAACAGCAACAGGCTCAACTCTCCAATAG